A genomic segment from Gracilinanus agilis isolate LMUSP501 chromosome 1, AgileGrace, whole genome shotgun sequence encodes:
- the PTPN23 gene encoding tyrosine-protein phosphatase non-receptor type 23: MEAVPRMPMIWLDLKEAGEFNFQPAVRKFVLKNYGENPETYNEELKKLELLRQNAIRVPRDFEGCSILRKYLGQLHYLQSRIPMGLENEAAVPITWTEIFSGKSVTHEDIKYEQACILYNLGALHSMLGAMDKRVSEEGMKVSCTHFQCAAGAFTYLQEHFPHSYSVDMSHQILNLNINLMLGQAQECLLEKSMLDNRKSFLVARISAQVVVYYKEACRALENPETASLLGKVQKDWKKLVQMKTCYFAAVAHLHMGKQAEEQQKFGERVVYFQSALDKLNEAIKLAKGQPETVQDALRFTMDVIGGKFNSAKKDNDFIYHEAIPALDTLQPVKGAPLVKPLPVNPTDPAVTGPDIFAKLVPMAAHEASSLYSEEKAKLLREMMAKIDAKNEVLDQFMDSLQLDPETVDNLDMYNHIPPVLMEKCAALSVRPDTVKNLVQSMQVLSGVYTDVEASLKEIKGLLEEDELLEQKVQEASGQPGAVPAGGLAEVSREWAKYMEVHEKASFTNSELHRAMNLHISNLRLLSGPLDQVRAALPSPALSPDDKAVLQNLKRILAKVQEMRDQRLSLEHQLRELIQKDDITTSLVTTDRSEMKKLFEEQLKKYDQLRVYLDQNLAAQENVLKALTDANVQYAAVRRVLTELEHKWNSTLQTLVASYEAYEDLMKKSQEGKDFYADLESKVAALLERAKGVCQAREAAFQQLLDRELKKKPPPRPTAPKPLLPRKEEGEALDPGDLPEELRSLPPDMLASHLTAFPPGTLPSDAFLGAGAIMPFPPGHFTVPGAHYIPSQGPGPFPPGTYSGPPPLLQPSAPQPAGLPLPGLAPGPRLYPAPTYAPDPGLIPGSSPQRGVVSSHYVLGPPGSSGGLPTAPPPRFISPELAPGIRPATTTVDSIQAPISSYTAPRPGPGPSPGPARPCYSTSQQGLPAVPYPYPVGIGQPFTPSSGQLPFPPAPRGELQPRPQPYASQVPFVPQPRPPAPIQHPPVFPPQTRVPAPTAPQPPFPFVTQPAVLGQLPPPLRTHLYPLPSQDPLPPHSGALPFPTPAPPQQPPHTPLPGVQPLPPGTSAIPYCPAPASRPPGPQAPPLPSQLPPGAPLPLRGPPPSSQPSPSPHPVPSPAPSPGPGPTTPHPPQAEPPPFQRCNSSTADLLSSSPESQHGGSQPPGGGQPLLQPTKADASEGQRPQALRLIECDPYEQPHRLQQLQEELEAFRGLLSGGAGALDGVWRELQEAQERDARGRSIAIARCYSLKNRHQDIMPYDSNRVVLRSGKDDYINASRVEGLSSYCPPLIATQAPLPGTAADFWLMVHEQKVSVIVMLVSEAEMEKQKVAKYFPTERGQPLVQGPLSLVLSSVRTTDTHVERVLSLQFRDQSLKRSLVHLHFPTWPELGLPDSPENLLRFIHEVHTHYLHQRPLHTPIVVHCSSGVGRTGAFALLYAAVQEVEAGNGIPALTQLVRRMRQQRKHMLQEKLHLRFCHEAVQRHVEQVLQRHGMAPPAACRPLANPSVAQKAYLPQDPQDLVLGADMPISSIQATIAKLSIRPQGGGQEPPPVACPGLAEPLSPTTPNLLELTSPPSPSPPSSPLPEIPEPEEESQAPAAPNPGPSTSSLELLASLTPEAFSLDSSLRGKQRMNKQSFLQAHNGQGLRGTGPSDDPLSLLDPLWTLNKT, encoded by the exons ATGGAGGCTGTACCTCGAATGCCCATGATCTGGCTGGACCTGAAGGAGGCCGGCGAGTTCAACTTCCAGCCGGCTGTGAGGAAG TTCGTCCTAAAGAATTATGGTGAGAACCCAGAGACCTACAATGAGGAGCTGAAGAAGCTGGAACTGCTTAGACAG AATGCAATCAGAGTTCCTCGGGACTTTGAAGGCTGTAGTATCCTGCGGAAGTATCTGGGCCAGCTCCATTACCTGCAGAGCCGGATCCCTATGGGTTTAGAGAATGAGGCAGCTGTCCCCATCACATG GACAGAGATCTTTTCTGGGAAGTCAGTGACCCATGAAGACATCAAGTATGAGCAGGCCTGCATCCTCTACAACCTAG GGGCTCTTCATTCCATGTTGGGTGCCATGGACAAGAGGGTATCTGAGGAG GGCATGAAGGTTTCTTGCACCCACTTCCAGTGTGCAGCAGGTGCTTTCACCTACCTACAGGAGCACTTCCCTCACTCTTACAGTGTGGACATGAGCCACCAGATCCTAAACCTCAACATCAACCTCATGCTG GGCCAGGCTCAGGAATGCCTTCTGGAGAAGTCAATGCTGGACAATCGCAAGAGCTTCCTGGTGGCTCGCATCAGTGCACAG gTGGTGGTTTATTACAAGGAGGCTTGCCGGGCTTTGGAAAATCCCGAGACTGCCTCTCTACTGGGCAAGGTCCAGAAAGACTGGAAGAAACTAGTACAGATGAAGACTTGTTATTTTGCCGCTGTGGCTCAT CTGCACATGGGGAAGCAAGCTGAGGAGCAGCAGAAATTTGGAGAGAGG GTAGTCTATTTCCAGAGTGCCCTGGACAAGCTTAATGAAGCCATCAAGTTGGCAAAG GGACAACCCGAAACTGTACAGGATGCTCTGCGCTTCACCATGGATGTCATTGGAGGAAA GTTCAATTCAGCAAAGAAAGACAATGATTTCATCTACCATGAGGCTATCCCTGCCCTGGATACCCTGCAGCCTGTAAAAG GAGCCCCCTTGGTGAAGCCCCTTCCTGTGAATCCTACTGATCCAGCTGTCACTGGCCCTGACATTTTTGCCAAGTTGGTGCCCATGGCTGCTCATGAGGCCTCCTCATTGTACAG TGAGGAGAAGGCCAAGCTGCTTCGTGAGATGATGGCTAAGATTGATGCCAAGAATGAGGTCTTAGA TCAGTTCATGGACTCCCTGCAGCTAGACCCCGAGACAGTGGATAATCTGGACATGTACAACCACATCCCCCCAGTGCTCATGGAGAAGTGCGCAGCTCTCAGCGTCCGGCCCGACACGGTGAAGAATCTTGTTCAGTCCATGCAGG TGCTGTCAGGCGTCTATACGGACGTGGAGGCTTCCCTGAAGGAGATCAAGGGGCTGCTGGAAGAGGATGAGCTGCTGGAGCAGAAAGTCCAGGAGGCGTCTGGGCAGCCGGGGGCGGTCCCAGCTGGGGGGCTGGCTGAGGTGAGCCGAGAGTGGGCCAAGTACATGGAGGTGCATGAGAAGGCCTCCTTCACCAACAGCGAGCTGCACCGGGCCATGAACCTGCACATCAGCAACCTACGGCTGCTGAGCGGGCCGCTGGACCAAGTGCGCGCCGCCCTGCCCTCCCCGGCCCTCAGCCCCG ATGACAAGGCTGTGCTGCAGAACCTCAAACGCATCCTGGCCAAAGTGCAGGAGATGAGGGACCAGCGGCTGTCCTTAGAGCACCAGCTCCGAGAGCTGATCCAGAAGGATGACATCACCACTTCCCTTGTCACCACAGATCGATCGGAGATGAAG aAACTCTTTGAAGAACAGCTCAAGAAGTATGACCAGCTGCGTGTGTACCTGGACCAAAACCTGGCTGCCCAGGAGAACGTCCTCAAGGCCCTGACCGACGCCAACGTGCAGTATGCAGCGGTTCGTCGAGTGCTCACAGAGCTGGAGCACAA GTGGAACTCCACACTGCAGACCTTGGTGGCCTCCTATGAGGCCTATGAGGATTTGATGAAAAAGTCCCAGGAGGGAAAAGATTTTTATGCCGATCTGGAGAGCAAGGTGGCAGCTCTGCTGGAGCGGGCCAAGGGTGTGTGCCAGGCCCGAGAAGCTGCCTTCCAGCAGCTCCTTGACAG GGAACTGAAAAAGAAACCTCCACCCAGGCCTACAGCCCCAAAGCCGTTACTACCCcgaaaggaggagggggaagctCTAGATCCCGGGGATCTTCCCGAGGAGCTCCGTAGCTTGCCTCCCGACATGCTGGCCAGCCACCTGACAGCCTTTCCCCCCGGGACCCTCCCCAGCGATGCCTTTTTGGGGGCTGGAGCCATCATGCCTTTCCCCCCTGGCCATTTTACTGTCCCTGGGGCCCACTATATCCCCAGCCAAGGTCCTGGCCCTTTCCCCCCAGGTACCTACTCTGGGCCTCCACCTCTGCTACAACCCTCAGCCCCCCAGCCTGCAGGATTGCCCCTGCCGGGCTTGGCCCCAGGGCCCCGCCTCTATCCGGCGCCCACCTATGCCCCAGATCCGGGCCTCATTCCTGGCTCTTCTCCCCAGCGGGGGGTAGTGAGCAGCCACTATGTGCTAGGGCCTCCTGGGTCCAGTGGGGGTCTCCCCACAGCACCCCCTCCTCGATTCATCAGCCCTGAACTGGCTCCAGGAATTCGTCCTGCCACCACCACAGTGGACAGCATCCAGGCCCCCATCTCCAGCTATACGGCTCCCCGGCCTGGGCCCGGCCCAAGCCCTGGCCCAGCCCGGCCCTGCTACTCTACCTCCCAGCAGGGACTCCCGGCCGTACCTTACCCATACCCCGTGGGGATCGGCCAACCCTTCACCCCTTCCTCTGGCCAGCTTCCTTTCCCCCCAGCTCCCCGCGGAGAGTTGCAGCCCCGGCCCCAGCCCTATGCGTCCCAAGTGCCCTTTGTGCCTCAGCCCCGCCCCCCCGCCCCAATCCAGCACCCCCCTGTCTTTCCTCCCCAGACGAGGGTCCCCGCACCCACTGCCCCGCAGCCgccttttccttttgtcactCAGCCTGCTGTCTTGGGGCAGCTCCCACCCCCTCTGCGTACCCATCTTTACCCGCTTCCTTCTCAGGACCCTTTACCCCCCCATTCGGGAGCCCTGCCTTTCCCCACTCCGGCCCCGCCACAGCAGCCACCTCACACCCCACTCCCCGGAGTTCAACCCCTCCCTCCGGGCACCTCCGCCatcccctattgcccagcccctGCTTCGAGGCCCCCGGGGCCCCAGGCCCCACCACTCCCCAGTCAGTTGCCTCCTGGTGCCCCATTACCCCTCCGTGGCCCCCCACCTTCTAGCCAGCCTTCTCCAAGCCCTCACCCCGTGCCTTCACCAGCCCCTTCCCCGGGGCCCGGCCCCACCACACCGCACCCTCCCCAGGCAGAGCCCCCACCATTCCAGCGCTGCAACTCCTCCACGGCCGACCTGCTCTCCTCCAGCCCCGAGAGCCAGCATGGGGGCTCCCAGCCCCCCGGGGGGGGCCAGCCTCTGCTCCAGCCCACCAAAGCGGATGCCAGCGAGGGCCAGCGGCCCCAAGCCCTGCGGCTGATCGAGTGCGACCCTTACGAGCAGCCGCACAGGCTGCAGCAGCTGCAGGAGGAGCTGGAGGCTTTCCGGGGGCTGCTGAGCGGCGGGGCGGGGGCTCTGGACGGAGTCTGGAGGGAGCTGCAGGAAGCCCAAGAGCGGGACGCCCGGGGCCGCTCCATCGCCATCGCGCGCTGCTACTCGCTCAAGAACCGGCACCAGGACATCATGCCCTACGACAGCAATCGGGTGGTGCTCCGGTCGGGCAAGGACGATTACATCAATGCCAGCCGGGTAGAAGGGCTCTCGTCGTACTGCCCTCCGCTGATAGCCACCCAGGCGCCGCTGCCCGGCACAGCGGCCGACTTCTGGCTCATGGTGCACGAGCAGAAGGTGTCCGTCATTGTCATGCTGGTTTCAGAGGCTGAGATGGAAAAG CAGAAAGTGGCAAAATACTTCCCCACGGAGAGGGGCCAACCCCTGGTCCAGGGCCCGCTGAGCCTGGTGTTGAGCAGCGTCCGGACAACAGACACCCACGTGGAACGTGTGCTGAGCCTGCAGTTCAGAGACCAAAGCCTCAAACGCTCTCTTGTACACCTGCACTTCCCCACGTGGCCGGAGCT GGGCCTCCCAGACAGCCCTGAGAACTTGCTTCGCTTCATCCACGAGGTGCACACTCACTACCTGCATCAGCGGCCTCTGCACACCCCCATTGTGGTGCACTGCAG TTCCGGGGTAGGCCGCACCGGGGCCTTTGCACTGCTATACGCTGCTGTGCAAGAGGTGGAAGCTGGCAACGGCATCCCTGCCCTGACACAGCTAGTTCGGCGGATGCGGCAGCAGCGGAAGCACATGTTACAGGAGAAG CTGCACCTCCGGTTTTGTCATGAAGCAGTGCAGAGACACGTAGAGCAGGTGCTCCAGCGGCACGGCATGGCACCCCCTGCTGCCTGCAGACCCCTCGCTAACCCCAGTGTGGCCCAGAAG GCATATCTGCCACAGGACCCCCAAGACCTGGTGCTGGGTGCGGACATGCCCATTAGCTCCATTCAAGCCACCATCGCCAAGCTCAGCATCCGGCCCCAAGGGGGTGGGCAGGAGCCTCCACCTGTGGCCTGCCCTGGGCTCGCCGAGCCTCTTAGTCCCACCACCCCCAACCTCCTGGAGCTCACCAGTCCCCCTTcaccttcccctccttcctcccccttgcCAGAAATTCCAGAGCCTGAGGAGGAGAGCCAGGCACCTGCAGCACCCAACCCTGGGCCTTCTACTTCCTCTCTCGAGCTGCTGGCTTCCCTGACTCCTGAGGCCTTCTCACTGGACAGCTCTCTGCGGGGGAAGCAACGAATGAACAAGCAGAGCTTCCTGCAGGCTCACAATGGGCAAGGGCTGCGGGGCACTGGCCCAAGTGATGACCCTCTCAGCCTCTTGGACCCACTCTGGACCCTAAATAAGACATGA